A region from the Carassius carassius chromosome 33, fCarCar2.1, whole genome shotgun sequence genome encodes:
- the septin6 gene encoding septin-6 isoform X3, giving the protein MQEITMAATEIARQAGEGSRAVPLSGHVGFDSMPDQLVNKSVNHGFCFNILCVGETGLGKSTLMDTLFNTKFEGEPTQHNQPGVQLKSNTYELQESNVRLKLTVVNTVGFGDQINKEDSYKSIVEFIDAQFEAYLQEELKIKRTLHSYHDTRIHACLYFIAPTGHSLKSLDLVTMKKLDSKVNIIPIVAKSDAISKSELAKFKIKITSELVSNGVQIYQFPTDDETVAEINSTMNGHLPFAVVGSTEEVKIGNKMVRARQYPWGTVQVENENHCDFVKLREMLIRVNMEDLREQTHTRHYELYRRCKLEEMGFKDTDPDSKPFSLQETYEAKRNEFMGELQKKEEEMRQMFVQRVKEKEAELKEAEKELHEKFDRLKKLHQDEKKKLEDKKKSLDDELNSFKQKKTAAELLQAQTQQAGSSSTLKKDKERKNFF; this is encoded by the exons ATGCAGGAGATAACCATGGCGGCCACTGAGATAGCGCGACAAGCG GGAGAGGGTTCACGTGCCGTCCCACTCTCTGGTCATGTTGGCTTTGACAGCATGCCGGACCAGCTGGTCAACAAGTCCGTCAACCATGGCTTCTGCTTCAATATCCtctgtgtgg GGGAGACGGGTTTGGGAAAGTCCACCCTCATGGACACCCTGTTCAACACTAAATTTGAGGGTGAACCTACACAGCACAATCAGCCTGGAGTGCAGCTCAAGTCCAACACTTACGAGCTGCAGGAGAGCAACGTTCGTCTCAAGCTCACTGTGGTCAACACTGTAGGCTTTGGAGATCAGATCAACAAAGAGGACAG TTACAAGTCAATTGTGGAGTTCATCGATGCTCAGTTTGAAGCGTACCTTCAGGAGGAACTGAAGATTAAACGCACCCTACACAGTTATCATGATACACGGATCCACGCCTGTCTGTATTTCATTGCTCCCACTGGACACTCACTAAAGTCCCTTGACCTGGTTACTATGAAGAAGTTGGACAGTAAG GTGAATATCATCCCCATCGTTGCCAAATCAGATGCCATCTCAAAGAGTGAACTTGCTAAGTTCAAAATTAAGATCACAAGTGAATTGGTGAGCAATGGTGTCCAGATCTACCAGTTTCCCACTGACGATGAGACCGTGGCAGAGATCAACTCAACAATGAAT GGTCATTTGCCTTTTGCGGTAGTGGGAAGCACTGAGGAAGTGAAGATTGGGAACAAGATGGTGCGAGCACGCCAGTACCCCTGGGGAACCGTCCAGG TGGAGAATGAGAATCACTGTGATTTTGTGAAGCTGAGAGAAATGCTGATAAGGGTCAACATGGAGGACCTGCGAGAACAGACTCACACTCGTCATTATGAGCTGTACCGGCGCTGCAAGCTGGAGGAGATGGGATTCAAAGACACTGATCCTGACAGCAAACCCTTCAG CCTACAGGAAACATACGAGGCCAAAAGGAATGAGTTTATGGGTGAGCTGCAGAAGAAAGAGGAGGAAATGAGGCAAATGTTTGTCCAGAGAGTCAAAGAGAAGGAGGCAGAGCTGAAAGAGGCAGAAAAggag CTTCATGAAAAGTTTGACCGTCTTAAGAAGCTTCACCAGGATGAGAAGAAGAAACTCGAGGACAAGAAGAAGTCTCTCGATGATGAGCTGAACAGCTTCAAGCAGAAGAAGACCGCTGCTGAGCTGCTGCAGGCCCAGACCCAGCAGGCAGGGAGCTCCTCCACACTTAAGAAGGATAAAGAGAGGAAAAA CTTCTTTTAA
- the septin6 gene encoding septin-6 isoform X4, whose amino-acid sequence MQEITMAATEIARQAGEGSRAVPLSGHVGFDSMPDQLVNKSVNHGFCFNILCVGETGLGKSTLMDTLFNTKFEGEPTQHNQPGVQLKSNTYELQESNVRLKLTVVNTVGFGDQINKEDSYKSIVEFIDAQFEAYLQEELKIKRTLHSYHDTRIHACLYFIAPTGHSLKSLDLVTMKKLDSKVNIIPIVAKSDAISKSELAKFKIKITSELVSNGVQIYQFPTDDETVAEINSTMNGHLPFAVVGSTEEVKIGNKMVRARQYPWGTVQVENENHCDFVKLREMLIRVNMEDLREQTHTRHYELYRRCKLEEMGFKDTDPDSKPFSLQETYEAKRNEFMGELQKKEEEMRQMFVQRVKEKEAELKEAEKELHEKFDRLKKLHQDEKKKLEDKKKSLDDELNSFKQKKTAAELLQAQTQQAGSSSTLKKDKERKN is encoded by the exons ATGCAGGAGATAACCATGGCGGCCACTGAGATAGCGCGACAAGCG GGAGAGGGTTCACGTGCCGTCCCACTCTCTGGTCATGTTGGCTTTGACAGCATGCCGGACCAGCTGGTCAACAAGTCCGTCAACCATGGCTTCTGCTTCAATATCCtctgtgtgg GGGAGACGGGTTTGGGAAAGTCCACCCTCATGGACACCCTGTTCAACACTAAATTTGAGGGTGAACCTACACAGCACAATCAGCCTGGAGTGCAGCTCAAGTCCAACACTTACGAGCTGCAGGAGAGCAACGTTCGTCTCAAGCTCACTGTGGTCAACACTGTAGGCTTTGGAGATCAGATCAACAAAGAGGACAG TTACAAGTCAATTGTGGAGTTCATCGATGCTCAGTTTGAAGCGTACCTTCAGGAGGAACTGAAGATTAAACGCACCCTACACAGTTATCATGATACACGGATCCACGCCTGTCTGTATTTCATTGCTCCCACTGGACACTCACTAAAGTCCCTTGACCTGGTTACTATGAAGAAGTTGGACAGTAAG GTGAATATCATCCCCATCGTTGCCAAATCAGATGCCATCTCAAAGAGTGAACTTGCTAAGTTCAAAATTAAGATCACAAGTGAATTGGTGAGCAATGGTGTCCAGATCTACCAGTTTCCCACTGACGATGAGACCGTGGCAGAGATCAACTCAACAATGAAT GGTCATTTGCCTTTTGCGGTAGTGGGAAGCACTGAGGAAGTGAAGATTGGGAACAAGATGGTGCGAGCACGCCAGTACCCCTGGGGAACCGTCCAGG TGGAGAATGAGAATCACTGTGATTTTGTGAAGCTGAGAGAAATGCTGATAAGGGTCAACATGGAGGACCTGCGAGAACAGACTCACACTCGTCATTATGAGCTGTACCGGCGCTGCAAGCTGGAGGAGATGGGATTCAAAGACACTGATCCTGACAGCAAACCCTTCAG CCTACAGGAAACATACGAGGCCAAAAGGAATGAGTTTATGGGTGAGCTGCAGAAGAAAGAGGAGGAAATGAGGCAAATGTTTGTCCAGAGAGTCAAAGAGAAGGAGGCAGAGCTGAAAGAGGCAGAAAAggag CTTCATGAAAAGTTTGACCGTCTTAAGAAGCTTCACCAGGATGAGAAGAAGAAACTCGAGGACAAGAAGAAGTCTCTCGATGATGAGCTGAACAGCTTCAAGCAGAAGAAGACCGCTGCTGAGCTGCTGCAGGCCCAGACCCAGCAGGCAGGGAGCTCCTCCACACTTAAGAAGGATAAAGAGAGGAAAAA TTAA
- the LOC132114215 gene encoding NADH dehydrogenase [ubiquinone] 1 alpha subcomplex subunit 1-like, protein MWYEILPGFAVMTVCLMIPGIATAQIQKFTNGGKEKRIVRVPYHWYLMERDRRVAGTGAHYHAKGLENIK, encoded by the exons ATGTGGTATGAGATATTGCCCGGCTTTGCTGTTATGACAGTTTGTCTGATGATTCCTGGCATCGCAACTGCTCAAATCCAGAAGTTCACAAACGGTGGAAAG GAAAAGAGGATCGTACGGGTTCCCTATCACTGGTATTTGATGGAGAGAGACAGGAGAGTGGCTGGAACTGGTGCACACTACCATGCAAAG GGACTTGAAAACATCAAATGA
- the sowahd gene encoding ankyrin repeat domain-containing protein SOWAHD translates to MYEGNSSGPISCEEHCDDEPVGDAALPSEEPTDSDGDASGNNVRISDSPKSRITSQFRSNLEERLSRHGARPVSPAFSASSRRSRFHKQLEERGSSASRRQSVDKLEKGSLTPSMRKKYLKELFLNNKSGLSSILSSKHESSEAEEAPYGDTLNSGAFWALDPMEHAWMLSVVDGNYETMLEFLAEDPSLLNRKDFISGFTALHWLAKNGKDETLIQLLRHAEKEGLSVNVNLRGSGGLTPLHVAAMHNQYTVVKALVGAFSANIDVLDYSGKRAWQYLRGNAPIEMKELLGAWDDEHSVGYLNVNNSANQAQPDEDHTQEDRVEVDGSGGITRQRFSSFKRLLYNVGLFENI, encoded by the coding sequence ATGTATGAGGGGAACAGCAGTGGTCCCATCAGCTGTGAGGAACACTGTGATGATGAACCTGTGGGGGATGCAGCTCTGCCCTCAGAAGAACCAACAGATTCAGACGGTGATGCTTCAGGCAATAATGTAAGGATTTCAGATTCCCCTAAAAGCAGGATAACGAGCCAGTTCCGCTCGAATCTCGAGGAGCGACTGTCAAGACATGGTGCTCGACCCGTGTCTCCTGCGTTCAGCGCCTCCTCGCGCAGATCCAGATTTCACAAACAGCTGGAGGAACGCGGCAGCAGCGCCTCCCGCAGACAATCAGTCGATAAACTGGAGAAGGGCTCCCTCACACCCTCTATGCGAAAGAAGTATTTGAAAGAGTTGTTTTTGAATAATAAATCCGGATTGTCAAGCATTTTATCATCCAAACACGAATCGTCAGAAGCAGAGGAGGCACCGTATGGAGACACTTTGAACAGTGGCGCGTTCTGGGCTTTGGATCCTATGGAGCACGCGTGGATGCTTTCTGTTGTGGATGGAAATTATGAAACTATGCTGGAATTCCTCGCCGAGGATCCCAGTTTATTGAACAGAAAAGACTTTATCAGTGGTTTTACAGCTCTCCACTGGTTGGCCAAAAATGGAAAGGACGAGACGCTGATTCAGCTTCTCAGGCATGCAGAAAAAGAGGGGCTCTCAGTGAATGTGAACTTGAGAGGCAGTGGAGGTCTGACGCCTCTTCATGTGGCTGCCATGCATAACCAGTACACGGTCGTGAAGGCGTTGGTCGGTGCATTTAGTGCTAATATAGATGTCCTGGACTACAGTGGGAAAAGAGCATGGCAGTATCTCAGAGGCAATGCACCTATAGAAATGAAGGAGCTTCTGGGAGCTTGGGATGATGAACACTCTGTAGGGTACTTGAATGTGAACAACAGTGCGAATCAAGCACAGCCAGATGAAGACCATACTCAAGAAGATAGAGTCGAGGTGGACGGTTCAGGAGGAATCACACGCCAGCGATTCTCATCCTTTAAGAGGCTTTTATACAACGTTGGTCTGTTTGAAAATATCTGA
- the septin6 gene encoding septin-6 isoform X1 produces MQEITMAATEIARQAGEGSRAVPLSGHVGFDSMPDQLVNKSVNHGFCFNILCVGETGLGKSTLMDTLFNTKFEGEPTQHNQPGVQLKSNTYELQESNVRLKLTVVNTVGFGDQINKEDSYKSIVEFIDAQFEAYLQEELKIKRTLHSYHDTRIHACLYFIAPTGHSLKSLDLVTMKKLDSKVNIIPIVAKSDAISKSELAKFKIKITSELVSNGVQIYQFPTDDETVAEINSTMNGHLPFAVVGSTEEVKIGNKMVRARQYPWGTVQVENENHCDFVKLREMLIRVNMEDLREQTHTRHYELYRRCKLEEMGFKDTDPDSKPFSLQETYEAKRNEFMGELQKKEEEMRQMFVQRVKEKEAELKEAEKELHEKFDRLKKLHQDEKKKLEDKKKSLDDELNSFKQKKTAAELLQAQTQQAGSSSTLKKDKERKKFLYVLTRQQFSQQQDTEETLLTIYMKAREMVQFSSVLLQGRTCRVFIV; encoded by the exons ATGCAGGAGATAACCATGGCGGCCACTGAGATAGCGCGACAAGCG GGAGAGGGTTCACGTGCCGTCCCACTCTCTGGTCATGTTGGCTTTGACAGCATGCCGGACCAGCTGGTCAACAAGTCCGTCAACCATGGCTTCTGCTTCAATATCCtctgtgtgg GGGAGACGGGTTTGGGAAAGTCCACCCTCATGGACACCCTGTTCAACACTAAATTTGAGGGTGAACCTACACAGCACAATCAGCCTGGAGTGCAGCTCAAGTCCAACACTTACGAGCTGCAGGAGAGCAACGTTCGTCTCAAGCTCACTGTGGTCAACACTGTAGGCTTTGGAGATCAGATCAACAAAGAGGACAG TTACAAGTCAATTGTGGAGTTCATCGATGCTCAGTTTGAAGCGTACCTTCAGGAGGAACTGAAGATTAAACGCACCCTACACAGTTATCATGATACACGGATCCACGCCTGTCTGTATTTCATTGCTCCCACTGGACACTCACTAAAGTCCCTTGACCTGGTTACTATGAAGAAGTTGGACAGTAAG GTGAATATCATCCCCATCGTTGCCAAATCAGATGCCATCTCAAAGAGTGAACTTGCTAAGTTCAAAATTAAGATCACAAGTGAATTGGTGAGCAATGGTGTCCAGATCTACCAGTTTCCCACTGACGATGAGACCGTGGCAGAGATCAACTCAACAATGAAT GGTCATTTGCCTTTTGCGGTAGTGGGAAGCACTGAGGAAGTGAAGATTGGGAACAAGATGGTGCGAGCACGCCAGTACCCCTGGGGAACCGTCCAGG TGGAGAATGAGAATCACTGTGATTTTGTGAAGCTGAGAGAAATGCTGATAAGGGTCAACATGGAGGACCTGCGAGAACAGACTCACACTCGTCATTATGAGCTGTACCGGCGCTGCAAGCTGGAGGAGATGGGATTCAAAGACACTGATCCTGACAGCAAACCCTTCAG CCTACAGGAAACATACGAGGCCAAAAGGAATGAGTTTATGGGTGAGCTGCAGAAGAAAGAGGAGGAAATGAGGCAAATGTTTGTCCAGAGAGTCAAAGAGAAGGAGGCAGAGCTGAAAGAGGCAGAAAAggag CTTCATGAAAAGTTTGACCGTCTTAAGAAGCTTCACCAGGATGAGAAGAAGAAACTCGAGGACAAGAAGAAGTCTCTCGATGATGAGCTGAACAGCTTCAAGCAGAAGAAGACCGCTGCTGAGCTGCTGCAGGCCCAGACCCAGCAGGCAGGGAGCTCCTCCACACTTAAGAAGGATAAAGAGAGGAAAAA ATTCTTGTATGTCCTCACAAGGCAACAGTTTTCACAGCAACAAGATACTGAGGAAACACTGTTAACAATTTATATGAAAGCCAGAGAAATGGTACAGTTTTCCTCAGTGCTCTTGCAGGGCAGGACATGTAGAGTATTCATTGTTTGA
- the upf3b gene encoding regulator of nonsense transcripts 3B: MKEDKENTRPREKKVEIKCDENEKPNKEKKEALTKIVIRRLPPSLTKEDLVEQLQPLPELDYLEFFSSDTSLFPHLFARAYLNFKNQDDVVLFRDRFDGYVFIDSRGQEYPAIVEFAPFQKIAKKRSKKKDAKSGTIEDDADYKKFLESYNGDEEKFPSNPETLLEEIEAKTKELSAKKTTPLLDFLKNKQRIREEKKEERRRRELERKRLRDEERRKWREEDRRKRKEAEKLKKGEKASDKDQPKDEQPKIKLLKKTEKADDVDTEKPKDKAKKQDREKQKEDRPPGGGDTKKRQNGEHREEKGGKSEDSGHKSYRDRDGDRERDRERERRQKDKERIRRQDEERRKRERQDRENTYRKRDEEGKKDKERVWEKRKNENTGESSVSAHPEKPSKDSRKEDSAKRDRLRNKDRPTIQLYQPGARSRNRGGGGTGGDGQAEEKRAERETKNTQEKAAE; the protein is encoded by the exons ATGAAGGAGGATAAAGAAAACACGCGTCCCAGAGAAAAGAAAGTGGAAATAAAATGTGatgaaaatgaaaagccaaataaAGAGAAGAAGGAGGCTTTGACAAAG atTGTGATCCGGCGTCTCCCTCCAAGTCTGACAAAAGAAGATTTAGTGGAACAACTGCAGCCTCTTCCAGAGCTGGATTACCTGGAGTTTTTCTCTAGTGATACTAG TCTTTTCCCTCATCTGTTTGCAAGAGCGTATCTGAATTTCAAAAATCAAGATGACGTAGTTCTCTTCAGGGACCGGTTCGATGGCTATGTCTTCATTGATAGTCGAG GTCAAGAATATCCAGCAATTGTTGAGTTTGCGCCATTCCAGAAAATTGCTAAGAAAAGAAGCAAGAAGAAAGATGCCAAAAGTGGAACAATTGAAGAtg ATGCTGATTACAAAAAGTTTTTGGAGTCCTACAATGGTGATGAGGAAAAATTTCCTTCCAACCCTGAGACTTTGCTTGAGGAAATAGAGGCCAAGACTAAGGAACTTAGTG ctAAAAAAACGACACCTCTCTTGGACTTCCTAAAGAATAAACAG AGGAttagagaagaaaagaaagaagagagGAGACGAAGAGAACTGGAACGTAAACGCCTGCGAGATGAAGAAAGGCGTAAGTGGAGAGAGGAggacagaagaaaaagaaaagaggctgagaaattaaaaaaaggagaaaagGCATCTGATAAGGACCAACCTAAAGATGAACAGCCCAAAATTAAG CTCTTGAAAAAAACAGAGAAAGCAGATGATGTTGATACTGAGAAGCCAAAGGACAAGGCCAAGAAACAAGACCGAGAGAAACAAAAGGAAGATCGACCTCCTGGAGGAGGAGACACAAAGAAGCGGCAGAATGGtgaacacagagaggagaaagggGGAAA GTCAGAGGATAGTGGGCATAAAAGTTACAGAGATCGCGATGGAGACCGAGAgcgggacagagagagagagcgaagacAGAAAGACAAAGAACGTATCAGAAGGCAGGATGAAGAACGGAGGAAAAGGGAACGTCAGGATAGAGAAAACACCTACAGAAAGAGAGACGAGGAGGGGAAGAAGGACAAAGAGCGCGTTTGGgagaaaagaaagaatgaaaacacCGGAGAGTCCTCCGTTAGTGCTCATCCTGAAAAGCCTTCAAAGGACAGCAGAAAAGAAGACAGTGCCAAAAGAGACCGTCTGAGAAATAAG GATCGGCCTACAATTCAGCTGTACCAGCCCGGGGCGAGGAGCCGTAACCGGGGCGGAGGAGGAACAGGAGGAGATGGACAGGCAGAGGAGAAGAGAGCTGAGCGGGAGACCAAGAACACTCAAGAGAAAGCTGCTGAGTGA
- the septin6 gene encoding septin-6 isoform X2: MQEITMAATEIARQAGEGSRAVPLSGHVGFDSMPDQLVNKSVNHGFCFNILCVGETGLGKSTLMDTLFNTKFEGEPTQHNQPGVQLKSNTYELQESNVRLKLTVVNTVGFGDQINKEDSYKSIVEFIDAQFEAYLQEELKIKRTLHSYHDTRIHACLYFIAPTGHSLKSLDLVTMKKLDSKVNIIPIVAKSDAISKSELAKFKIKITSELVSNGVQIYQFPTDDETVAEINSTMNGHLPFAVVGSTEEVKIGNKMVRARQYPWGTVQVENENHCDFVKLREMLIRVNMEDLREQTHTRHYELYRRCKLEEMGFKDTDPDSKPFSLQETYEAKRNEFMGELQKKEEEMRQMFVQRVKEKEAELKEAEKELHEKFDRLKKLHQDEKKKLEDKKKSLDDELNSFKQKKTAAELLQAQTQQAGSSSTLKKDKERKNSGFL, from the exons ATGCAGGAGATAACCATGGCGGCCACTGAGATAGCGCGACAAGCG GGAGAGGGTTCACGTGCCGTCCCACTCTCTGGTCATGTTGGCTTTGACAGCATGCCGGACCAGCTGGTCAACAAGTCCGTCAACCATGGCTTCTGCTTCAATATCCtctgtgtgg GGGAGACGGGTTTGGGAAAGTCCACCCTCATGGACACCCTGTTCAACACTAAATTTGAGGGTGAACCTACACAGCACAATCAGCCTGGAGTGCAGCTCAAGTCCAACACTTACGAGCTGCAGGAGAGCAACGTTCGTCTCAAGCTCACTGTGGTCAACACTGTAGGCTTTGGAGATCAGATCAACAAAGAGGACAG TTACAAGTCAATTGTGGAGTTCATCGATGCTCAGTTTGAAGCGTACCTTCAGGAGGAACTGAAGATTAAACGCACCCTACACAGTTATCATGATACACGGATCCACGCCTGTCTGTATTTCATTGCTCCCACTGGACACTCACTAAAGTCCCTTGACCTGGTTACTATGAAGAAGTTGGACAGTAAG GTGAATATCATCCCCATCGTTGCCAAATCAGATGCCATCTCAAAGAGTGAACTTGCTAAGTTCAAAATTAAGATCACAAGTGAATTGGTGAGCAATGGTGTCCAGATCTACCAGTTTCCCACTGACGATGAGACCGTGGCAGAGATCAACTCAACAATGAAT GGTCATTTGCCTTTTGCGGTAGTGGGAAGCACTGAGGAAGTGAAGATTGGGAACAAGATGGTGCGAGCACGCCAGTACCCCTGGGGAACCGTCCAGG TGGAGAATGAGAATCACTGTGATTTTGTGAAGCTGAGAGAAATGCTGATAAGGGTCAACATGGAGGACCTGCGAGAACAGACTCACACTCGTCATTATGAGCTGTACCGGCGCTGCAAGCTGGAGGAGATGGGATTCAAAGACACTGATCCTGACAGCAAACCCTTCAG CCTACAGGAAACATACGAGGCCAAAAGGAATGAGTTTATGGGTGAGCTGCAGAAGAAAGAGGAGGAAATGAGGCAAATGTTTGTCCAGAGAGTCAAAGAGAAGGAGGCAGAGCTGAAAGAGGCAGAAAAggag CTTCATGAAAAGTTTGACCGTCTTAAGAAGCTTCACCAGGATGAGAAGAAGAAACTCGAGGACAAGAAGAAGTCTCTCGATGATGAGCTGAACAGCTTCAAGCAGAAGAAGACCGCTGCTGAGCTGCTGCAGGCCCAGACCCAGCAGGCAGGGAGCTCCTCCACACTTAAGAAGGATAAAGAGAGGAAAAA TTCAGGATTCCTGTAG
- the rpl39 gene encoding 60S ribosomal protein L39 codes for MASHKTFRIKRFLAKKQKQNRPIPQWIRMKTGNKIRYNSKRRHWRRTKLGL; via the exons ATG GCGTCGCATAAGACCTTCAGAATCAAACGCTTCCTCGCTAAGAAGCAGAAGCAGAACAGGCCGATCCCACAGTGGATTAGGATGAAAACTGGCAACAAGATCCG ATACAACTCCAAGAGGAGACACTGGAGAAGGACCAAGCTGGGCTTGTAA